One Falsibacillus pallidus DNA segment encodes these proteins:
- a CDS encoding AAA family ATPase produces MFFLQMSGFPGSGKSTLARLIAKETSAVIVDHDIVKSALLESMNDSIEAKVAGKISYNIDWSLIDFHLSQGHNVIFDSPCLYSEMVQKGLDLTEKYGAEYKYVECLVDDFHLINERLKTRNRKISQIKEIASEETFYHAVASSKKPSNKECLVINSGQPIENYLDEVLKYVCK; encoded by the coding sequence TTGTTTTTTCTTCAAATGTCGGGCTTTCCAGGTTCGGGTAAATCCACTCTTGCAAGATTGATAGCAAAGGAAACAAGTGCTGTTATCGTCGACCATGATATTGTAAAGTCTGCCCTGTTGGAATCCATGAACGATAGTATCGAAGCAAAGGTTGCCGGGAAAATCTCTTACAATATCGACTGGTCATTAATAGATTTCCATCTCTCACAAGGACATAATGTGATCTTTGACAGTCCTTGCCTTTATTCAGAGATGGTTCAAAAAGGGTTGGACCTAACTGAAAAATACGGTGCTGAATACAAATATGTAGAATGTTTAGTAGACGATTTTCATCTCATAAATGAAAGATTGAAAACTCGCAATCGCAAAATCAGCCAAATAAAAGAAATTGCTTCCGAAGAAACTTTTTATCATGCCGTAGCAAGCAGCAAGAAACCATCTAATAAAGAATGCTTGGTTATTAATTCGGGACAGCCCATTGAAAATTATTTAGATGAAGTTCTAAAATATGTTTGCAAATAA